One Brassica napus cultivar Da-Ae chromosome C4, Da-Ae, whole genome shotgun sequence genomic region harbors:
- the LOC106390722 gene encoding cation/H(+) antiporter 28, translated as MNTTATKNVCGDKWYLNLDKPEEALKVLGFIAIFVIRTLLHHAMKPLGQPYLTTDFAIGLILGNLPKFREAFSGPYSTTLNNIIEFGMICHMFVMGLEMNPSVLLRPPTKDAFIAYTSILTTFVLAFFTTSFLHYTKTAPFVFSLALALMASSTGSPILTRVISNLKIRKSDLGKLASAAGVHTDMISTLFYCIGFIFFPTEKPLPRPLQRFFRALLMFCLFLAQVTFTSIVSPIFLNWVNNENPEGKPLKGSHLVMSLAFVVFICSFPTWPPQSMYNPILSAFTAGLFLPNQGRMSKWIINKINYLLSTVFYPIFFFWVGFIIHMRNFDIGDKMAYARFFALLATVIIGKVIGTVLCGVILGYHVPETASLGLLLTTKGHFHVYLAALAIRTNRVKNTTGAMIIFVIVLTVVYSPFVVMDIIKRARKRVPVHIMALQWLDPTTELRVLIGLHGPHNIGSTLNLMEICHGGREPGSIFYATDMVELTDEIAATLKKGGGGGQSNESVTITDRSVTEMRESITAAVNGYGELRSGQGVTVRRMLALSTFITMAHDICGLADELMVSIIILPFHKSRNPDGTLDSGHAGFRHVNRKILKNAPCSIGILVDRSFGQTEEAWRPGASMDIAIIFIGGGDCREALAFAAQVARHPAVKLSVIRFLEDKSTQNAQKRSSILNRASVVEQEEEMKLDDECFAEFYERYIAGGGGVSYMEKHLTNSSETFTALKSLDGEYGLVIVGRGGGRASSALTTGLNDWQQCPELGPIGDVLSGSDFSHNTSMLIIQQQRTRGQLEGLHDDFTIL; from the exons ATGAATACAACTGCAACCAAAAACGTATGCGGAGACAAATGGTACCTTAACCTAGACAAGCCTGAAGAGGCTTTGAAGGTTCTTGGATTCATCGCTATATTCGTCATCCGAACTCTCCTCCATCATGCCATGAAGCCTTTAGGCCAACCTTACCTCACCACCGATTTTGCT ATAGGACTGATTCTAGGTAATCTTCCCAAGTTTCGAGAGGCATTCTCGGGGCCTTACTCGACTACTCTCAACAACATTATCGAGTTTGGAATGATCTGCCATATGTTCGTGATGGGTCTAGAGATGAATCCAAGCGTCCTTCTCAGACCACCCACAAAAGACGCATTCATAGCATACACAAGCATCCTCACAACCTTTGTCCTAGCCTTTTTCACAACATCTTTCCTCCATTACACCAAAACTGCTCCTTTCGTTTTCTCCCTCGCTCTTGCCCTCATGGCCTCAAGCACCGGCTCACCTATCCTCACCCGTGTCATCTCCAATCTCAAAATCAGAAAATCCGATCTCGGAAAGCTCGCATCAGCCGCAGGTGTCCACACCGATATGATCTCAACCTTGTTTTATTGCATCGGATTCATTTTCTTCCCTACAGAGAAACCTCTCCCTCGTCCTCTCCAAAGATTCTTCAGAGCCCTCCTCATGTTTTGCCTCTTCCTTGCTCAAGTCACTTTCACTTCAATTGTATCCCCCATCTTTCTTAATTGGGTCAACAACGAGAACCCTGAAGGCAAACCACTTAAAGGCTCTCACCTCGTTATGTCCCTAGCATTTGTCGTCTTCATCTGCAGTTTCCCAACTTGGCCACCTCAATCAATGTACAATCCAATTCTCAGCGCCTTCACGGCGGGTCTCTTCCTTCCAAACCAAGGAAGAATGTCAAAATGGATCATTAACAAAATCAACTACTTGCTCAGCACGGTCTTCTACCCTATCTTTTTCTTCTGGGTGGGATTCATAATCCACATGAGAAACTTTGACATAGGAGATAAAATGGCGTACGCAAGATTCTTTGCCCTTCTTGCCACTGTCATAATCGGAAAAGTCATTGGAACAGTCTTGTGTGGTGTAATACTCGGATATCATGTTCCGGAAACCGCATCTCTTGGACTGCTTTTGACCACTAAAGGCCATTTTCATGTCTACTTGGCCGCCTTAGCCATTCGG ACAAACAGAGTGAAAAATACGACAGGTGCAATGATCATCTTCGTCATTGTCCTCACAGTGGTCTACTCTCCATTCGTGGTCATGGACATTATTAAACGCGCGAGAAAGCGAGTGCCTGTGCACATCATGGCGCTTCAGTGGCTCGATCCAACAACCGAGCTTCGAGTTTTGATCGGTCTTCATGGTCCTCATAACATTGGTTCCACTCTCAACCTTATGGAGATTTGCCATGGAGGACGTGAGCCAGGGTCCATATTCTACGCAACTGACATGGTGGAGCTGACTGATGAGATTGCCGCCACACTGAAAAAGGGCGGTGGAGGGGGTCAGAGTAATGAGTCAGTAACGATAACAGACAGGTCGGTGACAGAGATGCGGGAGAGTATAACCGCGGCTGTGAATGGGTACGGGGAGCTCCGCAGTGGACAAGGTGTGACAGTGAGGCGGATGTTAGCATTGTCAACGTTTATAACCATGGCACACGACATTTGCGGTTTGGCTGATGAACTTATGGTTTCCATTATAATTCTACCATTCCATAAAAGCAGAAATCCTGATGGCACTCTTGACTCTGGCCATGCCGGGTTCCGTCATGTGAACCGAAAG ATTCTGAAGAACGCACCGTGTTCAATAGGAATTCTCGTGGATAGGTCGTTCGGGCAAACAGAAGAGGCATGGAGACCAGGAGCATCCATGGACATTGCTATTATATTCATAGGTGGTGGAGACTGCCGAGAGGCACTAGCCTTTGCTGCACAAGTGGCTCGACACCCTGCTGTCAAGCTAAGCGTGATACGTTTCTTGGAAGACAAGAGCACTCAGAACGCACAGAAACGCAGCAGCATCTTGAACAGAGCGAGTGTGGTAGAGCAAGAGGAGGAAATGAAGCTTGATGACGAGTGTTTTGCCGAGTTCTACGAAAGATACATAGCtggtggaggaggagtgtcttaCATGGAGAAGCATCTCACAAACTCTTCAGAGACTTTCACGGCACTTAAATCATTGGACGGAGAGTATGGGCTGGTGATTgttggaagaggaggaggaagggCTAGCAGCGCATTAACCACTGGTCTCAACGACTGGCAGCAATGTCCAGAGCTTGGTCCCATAGGTGATGTTCTTTCGGGCTCAGATTTCTCCCACAACACATCGATGTTGATTATTCAGCAGCAGCGCACAAGAGGTCAGCTAGAAGGGCTTCATGATGATTTCACCATCCTGTGA
- the BNACNNG36670D gene encoding uncharacterized protein BNACNNG36670D, which produces MAALSTFYHPLCAHHNHCTTRHGVRSLTVMSCQKQKSPEESGGVVQRTVIRMISEAGKIGKNLKPEKKGDMKDLMLMSLSFAVYVYISQLMVCAYFSWTHVALPNPSW; this is translated from the coding sequence ATGGCGGCTCTCTCCACCTTCTACCACCCACTCTGCGCACACCACAACCACTGTACAACAAGACACGGCGTCAGATCTCTGACCGTGATGTCTTGTCAGAAGCAGAAATCACCGGAAGAGAGTGGGGGAGTGGTCCAGAGAACAGTGATAAGGATGATTTCAGAGGCTGGGAAGATTGGGAAGAATCTGAAGCCAGAGAAGAAAGGCGACATGAAGGATCTGATGCTTATGAGTCTCTCTTTTGCAGTTTATGTCTATATATCTCAACTAATGGTATGTGCTTACTTCTCCTGGACCCATGTCGCCCTCCCCAATCCCTCATGGTAG